CAGCCTGAATGACTAGAAGAAAACTGGTACGGGGTCATATCACTTCACACCTGCCCCCCCACACTCGACCTCCACCAGTTTGCCTACAGGGCCAACCGGTCCACGGAGGATGCCATCACCACCGCTCTGCTGACCCACGTGGAGCAGCGAGGGAGCTACGTGAGGCTGTTCTTcctggacttcagctcggcgttcaacaccatcatcccgaGCCGGCTGGTGAGCAAACTGGGACACTTGGGTCTCTCCAACAGCACCTGTAGTTGGATTATGGACCTTCTGACAGACCGCTCCCAGAGGGTGAGAGTAGGACACCACTTGTCCTCTCCATTGAGGACCAGCACGGGCTCTCCACAGGGCTGTGTGCTGAGCCCcctgctctacaccctctacaccCACGACTGCACCCCCACTCACCCGAGCAACACCATCATCAAGTTCGAGGACGACACCACAGTGGTGGGGCTCATCTCAGGAGGGGATGAGACGGCTTACAGGGCGGAGGTGGAGCATCTGTCAGCATGGTGCATGGACAATAACCTGACTCTGAACACCTCCAAGCCAAAGGAGCTCATCGTTGACTTTCAGAGGTGTAAACAGGACACACAGCCTATCACCATCAACAGAAACAGGGTGGAGATGGTGTCGGACTTCAGGTTCCTGGGCACCTACATCAGCGAGGATCTGACGTGGACTACTAACTCTACGGCGATCCTGAAGAAGgcgcagcagagactgtactttctGAGGATTCTAAGGAGGAACAACCTGCGACCAGAGCTGCTGTTGTCCTTCTACCGCTGCTCTGTGGAGTCGATGCTGAGCTGCGGCATCTCGTTGTGGTTCTCCAGCTACACTGCAGCAGAGAGGAAGCAGCTCCAACGGGTCATCAACACCGCCCGGAGACTGACTGGCTGCTCTCTCCCCTCCCTGGAGGAGAATTACTCCACCCGCTGCCTCAGGAGAGCCCGCAGCATCATCAGGGACTCCTCATACCCCAGTCACCATCGTTTTCAACTGCTCCCCTCTGGGAGGCGTTTCAGGACaataaggacaaaaacaaacagactgaaaaacagcttttttcctaGAACTGTAGTTGCCCTGAACGCCTCATGTACGCTGTAACAACTGTTACTATAAATAACGACATAAACAGTAAATACATTCCGTAAAATTTCTTCAACACTAAGTGCAATATGCTACCTCATGTGCAATACTTGAACAACCTATAAATATTcttgtatatatttttcttccacctgCGCAGtccttttttataactttttataactttataacttttaaatatttattttctttaatttgcactacttgcctacagtgttttgttctgtttttggaaATTTTGTTGCACCCATGTGGAgtaatgacaaataaagaattctgattctgattctgagggATAAATCGAGCTGATAAATGGGTCAAGGCTGccattttaaagcttttgacCATGAGAACATCATCTTTCAATTCTAGCAAACCTAGCCAAGAACTTCCAGGTAAGTTTATTagaaatgtaaaacagaaaatgatcaACCAGACACAAGCTACCGTTGGTGTTAACATTTAACAAACTCCATCTCCATGGAAACCCATCGACGTAAACAGCAGCTGAGTTTATCAAAGAGGCTCAAaagtttctgtttctgctctcaggtcacttaaatgtttcagaccatgaaacaaataataataataatattatcctccatcactgtggaggaatcttGGCCAACTCTGCCTTGCTGAATTGTTTTCATTAAGGAATTACATATACAAATCTTTTTACTATAAATTTGCACGTTTGGGTCATTATTtggtgttttgcatttttatgaaGGCAGTCACGCTAACAAGTTTACACCCCCTGTTTAGCTGATTTTACACACGCACTTCGATTTGCAcctggtttgtagatcagctttgcacatgcgATCCAGTTTGaacgcaaaccttttgaagatcaacTCCATCTGCGGGTTAATGTTTGTTTAGTGGTTTTTTTATCCTTGTTGTAAAATGTTGTCCTGCTGTCTAACTTCACTGAACCCAAACATGATCTGCTTCTTGTTCCCACACAGACAACAAGTTGGTCCATGCTGATTATTATGTGGTGCGCTCAGCAGACAGCTTACATAAAAGGGCGAAAGCTCTTCCAGGTTTGAAGTGCTCAGCAGTGGAGTTCTCAAGCTTGTTGAAGTATCTCTCCTCCAGGCCGTCACTTCTGTTTTTGTACCACTCTTTGACCCCAGTGACCTCTGTGCCTTTAATGCATACAAACACAGGATCAGCGATCTTGGCAGATGGAATAAACGTTTTGAACATGAAACTGTTTTAGTTTGACTCTCACAGTCCAGGTCTTTGTATGTAGTTAATCTGGAGACGAGGCCATGTTTGGTCACAGTTGGTGAAAACCTCTCCAGCTTTGCTTTTCTGTAGCGGGTCACCTTCCTTCCTCCAGGAAACCTCGTCTCCAGGTCTGAGTGACAGCAGATGGACACATGATGGAGGTTCAACCAAACTTCTTACAGATGAAAATAATCATACCTGATGTGTGTTTTACCTTTCTCTGAGACAACGATGCTACTGACCCAAGATCTTAGAAAGAGAAACTTTCTGGGAATCACTTCCTTCAAAACAAGAGTTTACAATTGATGGAAGGATAGATGGAtgcacggatggatggatggatgaatgaatggatggatggattaccTCCATGTCACTGGTGGTTGTTCCGATGATCCGGTTCTCTTGCCTCCTCTGGACAGTCCGGGTCAGCTGCTGTTGGCTGATCCCATTGTGTAAAACTGTCTCCCACTGGCTGGAATcttccaggtcaaagagcacaTCCTGTTAACGGCAGAGTCAGTGTGTTCAGTGTGCTGACATGTTATTTGGACTGATTCTGTCTGGTGCTGAGGTGCTGTGGACCCACCCTGCAGCCATTGATGCACTCCTGCCTGTTAACATAGTAGTTAAAGCTGTTCCACACGCTCTCGATGCCATGGAAGTTGTCGTCTTTTGTCGGAAACCTGCTCCCTGTGAGAGGGTCGATAAAGAAGTTCTCCTTGATGCTGTGTATCCCTGAGAGAACCAGAACCCAGCAGTAAACCCGAAGTCCTCGCAGGGAGTCAGGAGAAAGCTGGCTGTTTTCCTGCTCATAAAAGGAAACATGAACAGACAGGTCAGACAGACGACAGGACGGACAGAAGGATCCCACAAAAATAACtagattaaatataaaaaggagctttaaaattttctttattgaGGAAAAAAAGCTCCAAAGAAACCAGGCCCTATGTGAAATATTCACACCCTAATAACTTGTTATTCTTGGCAGCAATGACAAAGCAATTTTGATAACTGGCATTGAGTCTTTTGTCTGTCCTGCTGCATATTCCAACTTAGCTGTAGGTAAAGATCACAATCTGCTAGAAAGCCCAATTCATGGTTCCAACAagtcgtccaggtcctgaagcagccgCATATCATTgagctaccaccaccatgctgacTATGGTGTGATGATTTTTAGCCGTATGTAATTGGACACACATCCTAGGAAAAGGTTGTCTGTTGGCATTTAGTAGATATGCTACTGAACATTTCATTAAACACACCTCGCTGCCAATCAACGTTAGCTTCCCTTGTTGATGATTCAgctcaaaacatgtttttctgcagtttaACTGAATCATGTTATACTGCCTTGTGAACTAAACACTCTGAACGGTGTAAATATTAATGAGcggcacacaaacacaaacacacacacacacacacacacacacaagaaaggCCAAATAGCTTAATTAACATCCAGGTTACTGcccagtgggaggaagccagagtccCTGGAGAGAACCGCTGCCTGGACAGAGAACATTCAACCTCAGTGCAGAAAGGCCACAACTGAGTCGGAGACAAAAACAGCGTctattttactgtaaatacaGGTGAAAATGGTGCACTCACATTTACTTCTTTTgggaaaaaatggaaaattcttcatgttttcatGCACAACTTTAAGATTCCATCTTCAGTTATGCACCTTGGATTTCCTTTGGATCGTCTTGCGCTCCTGATAAGATCCAGAGCAGAGTCCAGATTTTGAGGATTGCTGGCCTACGTCAACCAGAAGCCAGATGGATTTTTGAATCTTCTAAAAGGCCCTATATGGTCTTGAGGTGATGAGCAGAAACCAAAGTCACATGAATTGGAATCAGGATGCAGTAATGACTCTGTTCTGTTTCACTGCTGGTTGAGGGGCATCATCTCTAGAACCAGTAAGTCCTGCAGGAACTTTCTGACTTTAATCAGACCAATCTGCTCTCCTTCACTTTATTGCTTTAGAATGATTATTAGTCGTTTAAACCTTATCAAACCTAAACATCTGTCCTCCACTGATGCAGACCTTaaaattgtagattttaagagaaggaataagtcaaacacaatttccatcatgggagaagaagtggaggtggtagaggagtataaatacctcggtgttcacctggacaacagactagagtggagatgcaactgtgaagccatctacaagaagggacaggacagactgtacttcttgaggaagcttaggtcctttggtgtttgcagcaagatgctgcagatcttctataagtctgttgtggaaagtatgatctcttctaccatcatctcctggggaagcagcatcagaaccagggacttaaaaaagctcaacaagctgataaaaaaggctggttctatggggactcctctggaacctctggagatcattgtggaaagacggattcttcataaaatgaagaacattatggagaaccctgagcatcctcttcatgagactgtcctacaacaacagagtgtcttcagtcagaggcttcttcagatctgctgtaagacggagcgctacaggagatccttcctgcccacagccatcagcatctacaacgactctttgaggaaaccttcataatatgagctacaacaacatttaatttacctttgggattaataaagtatttttgaatttaaattgaattgattaAAACACTAAAGTTATTGATTTCCCCTCTGACTGATCTGTAAAACTGTTATGCATTGTTTTTTCGCTCTAACCATTTGAGCTGGATGAACATAATTCCTTTTGTTATTTGGATCTGAGGTAAAGTTCACGATGATGCTGATCATTTACCTCCTGTAGCTCCTTCTCCTGAAGCAAAGCAGCCACAGTCTCCTGTTTCTTCTGCTCCTGCTCTTTTAGAAAGTGACTCCTGAGCTGCCTCTGAGGCCTCAGCCCGTACTTCTGCTCCTGATGTTTCTGCTCAGAGATTTCACTCTGAACGCTCTGCAGTCACAAAACCATGCTGACATGTTGAAATCTCTGAGATTACAATCAGTGAGACTTAAAACCATTAGCCAACACCAACCTACCTCAACCtccatgtccagcagggggcactGTTGCAGGCTCTGGtccagcagacacatctctctGGAGGCGTAGCCGCTGACGCAGTAGGCGTCATAGTTGAGGCCCAGCAGCAGGCTGCAGAGCAGGGTGGAGGATTCAAAGCAGGTGGCCTTCTGACTGCGCAGCACAGATGTGGGGGAGAACAGCTGGGTGGGCTGCAACAGGATGATCAGAAACATTCTGAGGGGCTGGATGTGAACATGATAGTTGTTTCATGAGCTTTAGAGGATTTAAGAGGCGTGTTAGGTGCTGCGGATCAAACGCATTGATTAAGTGATCATCATCAGTCTGGCCGCATCCTTAAAAGCAGTGTGTGTTTACACAACACCAAGATGGAAAGACTTCGGCTGTGGCCTTAAAGAAAGAACTGATGCACATATCAGTGTGTGAAGGGTTGAAGGCCATTTGCAAACCATTTAAACTCCATCATTTTACAGAGAGGTGATATTTCCCAAGATGAAAACTTTCAACCCAGCTGCCAAACTTTCCAGGATTGAATGTCCAGAAAATTCACTCCAAGGTTAGCGTGTGCAATCCTCAGAGATGGCAACGAACCCAAAAAGTTCATGACAGGaccattagaaacagactgAACAAGCAGGGCTGTTTGGGAAGTTACTCACCAACAAAGACTGAACAGAGCTCTTATTTAGGTTGCCTGAGAGAGATCTCAGACCTGTGAGATGTTAAAATCTAACTCTACTCTACTCATATTAATGCTTGGTGTCATTTCTATCCATAAGCAGAAGTTTTTCATCTCACTGTAACAGAAAGATGATTTTGAAACAGCTACCGTTCTGGTTAGAAGTTTACATTCACTCACTGacatttataaaaatgaaagtttGAATTTATCCGCAGGCTCAgttatatttttgaattgaattgaatattctCATTTCACTAATATCTGGATAAATGTCCCCTAGCCAGTCAGATCTCCACCATGTGCAGCAAGCTTCTGGCATCATTCTGGTATTTGATCTCTTTGAAGAACTGGTGGAGTTCAGTTTAAACGGTTTGTTTCCTGGCGTGGACACAGTTGAACACAGAGTTTAAACCTTTTCAGTGGTGTTGAAGCTTGAGCTTCAGGGTTTAAGCCACTAAGGCCTAAAGCTTGATCATCCCTAAAACCACgtctgatgtgtgtttgggtttaTTATCCTAATGATTCAACCTTCTAGCTGATTTGATTCAGATTCAGTTATCTTTATTAATCTGAACAGTTCATTTGTAATCTACCAGTCCACACATTCACATCTGACATCCATCCACTGACTAAGACCATTAATTAACTGAACAAAAAGTACCACAATAGATAAacagacacaacaacaaaaacagcaaacctCCAAGTTCCACAGCCTACTAGCAGAGGGAATAAAAGCCTTAGAGAAGTGATTAGTTCTGGACATTATAACGTTGGCCTGAAGGCGGATGTGGTCAGGTTGGCTGTTTCAAATCTCAGTGGGTCTGTGCTATACAATGAACCAGTTAAGATGAACTATAGCAAGAAGAGTATTCAGCCAGAATGATGCCAGAAGTTtgctgatggctacaaaaataCGTATATTAGGTGCGTCTTGCTATCTCATCTAACCAAATACTAGTGGGGTGCagatatgtataattttgaccgtGTGTGGATTTGAGAaaataaacatctttttttttttaagtattccAGCCTGCAGTACGAagagttcagttttattaattaaagGTCTAAAATTTATGCCCATGAGCTAGAACCCTCAGGCTGAAACTGTATATACCTCACTGGTTTGTAGTTAAAATATTCCCTCTAATCTTGGCTCAGGCTGGAGTCAACTAGGAAAACTATATTTGAAGCAAGAAATGTCTGAATTGACTGTAGAGGTTTTCTTCTTTCTGCCACTGGTAAACCAAACTGAAATGGGCCTGTTTTGGCTgttttctttagcaatgacagATCAGGACCAATGACTCCGTGGATAAAATCACTCTGTGTGCTGTTTCTTTACTGACCACCTCTGAAGGTGGCTCCAGAGGCTGCACGGTCAGGAAGTCGGCCACAAGCGAGGAACAGTCCTGCCAGCTCTGAAGCTCCCAGAGGCCTGTCTGTGTGGGCCGAAGAGTGGTGGACACGAACTTCTGAATGAAACACAGAATAGACAGAACTCAGGCACGGTGCTGGGACTATGTGGGTTTAAAGAAGAGGTGGTTAAGAGGTTCTTACCTTGACTCCACATTCATTGACGGGGAAAAGCAGCAGGGGTTTGCGGTCAGGATACAGGAGCAAATACTGATGCTGGAAGTTATCTGCGATTTCCAACAGCTGCTCCTCCTTTGGAGAGTTGATCCTGTAAGATTCAGGACTGCAGAAGGACAGCAGAGGGCGACTCTCATTCatcttgtaaatgtttttaaccGAAGTTGGCAAAAATGCAGCATTTTTAATCCTATTACCTTCAGATTAAGGAATCCTAAAGATCTGCTGGTCAGTGAGAAGAACATACCACATTCTCCTTGATCTTTTCAAGATTGACGTAATCTTAAGAGTGTTTTTGAGAAGTTTAAACAAGTTAACATCTATAATAAACTACTACTTTTATAAGATATGAAGA
This DNA window, taken from Girardinichthys multiradiatus isolate DD_20200921_A chromosome 1, DD_fGirMul_XY1, whole genome shotgun sequence, encodes the following:
- the ccdc135 gene encoding dynein regulatory complex subunit 7 isoform X2, translated to MERKMDPKVKSVFEEQVGAGKQKENSTNVWKLEEVEEALTNVQLPEELHPESYRINSPKEEQLLEIADNFQHQYLLLYPDRKPLLLFPVNECGVKKFVSTTLRPTQTGLWELQSWQDCSSLVADFLTVQPLEPPSEVPTQLFSPTSVLRSQKATCFESSTLLCSLLLGLNYDAYCVSGYASREMCLLDQSLQQCPLLDMEVESVQSEISEQKHQEQKYGLRPQRQLRSHFLKEQEQKKQETVAALLQEKELQEENSQLSPDSLRGLRVYCWVLVLSGIHSIKENFFIDPLTGSRFPTKDDNFHGIESVWNSFNYYVNRQECINGCRDVLFDLEDSSQWETVLHNGISQQQLTRTVQRRQENRIIGTTTSDMEEVIPRKFLFLRSWVSSIVVSEKDLETRFPGGRKVTRYRKAKLERFSPTVTKHGLVSRLTTYKDLDCTEVTGVKEWYKNRSDGLEERYFNKLENSTAEHFKPGRAFALLFHRWTPLTSGTEREMRFHRPEQDGLERRVVSPQAMEEYFKDRDDFLYFRHVTFSRSIQSLAPFPLKTSLENLHVLKVVERFHRNTSKPVTEDVAQRVFLVPQMQIKLTYHLMDHRTVPSRRSITKPKDDQPFTEDMFSTFQVEQSKKPLGPLLWYSMVEDLINEEEKVALQIKVSLMEMENILDSREQVENNLKVFASELEQVMACREKWEEERASKEDLFMIHEQEMNVLVPFLSQLESSDTLNSEEVRSLCVDCLARFKERLEEHTSFLQKNLETVIENQEADKDHQHDPAMSMQEAELTCHLCWDKNFYISAAQRRLDKHKEKLEDKCKAFLLKLHQEPLLAPHFES
- the ccdc135 gene encoding dynein regulatory complex subunit 7 isoform X1, which gives rise to MDPKVKSVFEEQVGAGKQKENSTNVWKLEEVEEALTNVQLPEELHPESYRINSPKEEQLLEIADNFQHQYLLLYPDRKPLLLFPVNECGVKKFVSTTLRPTQTGLWELQSWQDCSSLVADFLTVQPLEPPSEVPTQLFSPTSVLRSQKATCFESSTLLCSLLLGLNYDAYCVSGYASREMCLLDQSLQQCPLLDMEVESVQSEISEQKHQEQKYGLRPQRQLRSHFLKEQEQKKQETVAALLQEKELQEENSQLSPDSLRGLRVYCWVLVLSGIHSIKENFFIDPLTGSRFPTKDDNFHGIESVWNSFNYYVNRQECINGCRDVLFDLEDSSQWETVLHNGISQQQLTRTVQRRQENRIIGTTTSDMEEVIPRKFLFLRSWVSSIVVSEKDLETRFPGGRKVTRYRKAKLERFSPTVTKHGLVSRLTTYKDLDCTEVTGVKEWYKNRSDGLEERYFNKLENSTAEHFKPGRAFALLFHRWTPLTSGTEREMRFHRPEQDGLERRVVSPQAMEEYFKDRDDFLYFRHVTFSRSIQSLAPFPLKTSLENLHVLKVVERFHRNTSKPVTEDVAQRVFLVPQMQIKLTYHLMDHRTVPSRRSITKPKDDQPFTEDMFSTFQVEQSKKPLGPLLWYSMVEDLINEEEKVALQIKVSLMEMENILDSREQVENNLKVFASELEQVMACREKWEEERASKEDLFMIHEQEMNVLVPFLSQLESSDTLNSEEVRSLCVDCLARFKERLEEHTSFLQKNLETVIENQEADKDHQHDPAMSMQEAELTCHLCWDKNFYISAAQRRLDKHKEKLEDKCKAFLLKLHQEPLLAPHFES